A single genomic interval of Streptomyces graminofaciens harbors:
- a CDS encoding TVP38/TMEM64 family protein, translating to MLDATTRSGGTATVLPRVTATELAVATPVVVPAVPLGRTARLGRALLSPWARFSMLVAVLTGAVTTVLLFEPQRLLADGWPPQLNGATAAVVFAVAYGLCTVAFVPRPLLNLAAGALFGSELGLTSALAGTVLGAGVAFGLGRILGQDALRPLLRHRWLKAADGQLSSHGFRSMLAARLFPGVPFWAANYCASVSRMGWLPFLLATALGSIPNTAAYAVAGARASTPTSPAFLIAMACIALPALIGAVLAWRKRHQLRGR from the coding sequence ATGCTCGATGCCACCACCCGCTCTGGAGGCACCGCCACGGTCCTTCCCCGGGTCACCGCCACGGAGCTCGCCGTCGCCACACCCGTCGTCGTCCCAGCTGTCCCGCTGGGGCGTACCGCCCGCCTGGGCAGAGCGCTGCTCTCCCCGTGGGCCCGGTTCTCGATGCTCGTGGCGGTGCTCACGGGCGCCGTGACGACCGTTCTGCTGTTCGAGCCGCAGCGGCTGCTGGCCGACGGCTGGCCGCCCCAGCTGAACGGCGCGACCGCGGCCGTGGTGTTCGCGGTGGCGTACGGACTGTGCACGGTCGCGTTCGTCCCTCGGCCGCTCCTCAACCTCGCCGCGGGCGCGCTCTTCGGCTCGGAGCTGGGTCTGACCTCGGCTCTCGCGGGCACGGTCCTCGGGGCCGGGGTCGCGTTCGGGCTCGGCCGGATCCTAGGCCAGGACGCGCTGCGGCCGCTGCTGCGCCACCGCTGGCTGAAGGCGGCGGACGGACAGCTCAGCAGCCACGGCTTCCGCTCGATGCTTGCGGCCCGGCTCTTCCCCGGGGTGCCGTTCTGGGCCGCGAACTACTGCGCGTCCGTCTCCCGAATGGGCTGGCTGCCGTTCCTCCTCGCGACCGCGCTCGGCTCCATCCCGAACACGGCCGCGTACGCCGTCGCCGGCGCCCGCGCCTCGACACCCACCTCGCCCGCGTTCCTGATCGCCATGGCGTGCATCGCGCTCCCGGCGCTGATCGGCGCGGTGCTGGCCTGGCGGAAGCGGCATCAGCTGCGCGGGCGCTGA
- the tuf gene encoding elongation factor Tu: MSKTAYIRTKPHLNIGTMGHVDHGKTTLTAAITKVLAERGTGTFVPFDRIDRAPEEAARGITINIAHVEYETDTRHYAHVDMPGHADYVKNMVTGAAQLDGAILVVSALDGIMPQTAEHVLLARQVGVDHIVVALNKADAGDEELTDLVELEVRELLTAHGYGGDSVPVVRVSGLKALEGDPRWTAAIDALLDAVDTYVPMPERYIDAPFLLSVENVLTITGRGTVVTGAVERGTIHVGDRVDVLGAEVETVVTGLETFGKPMSEAQAGDNVALLLRGVPRDSVRRGHVVTAPGSVVPRRHFTAQVYVLSAREGGRTTPVSTGYRPQFYIRTADVVGDVDLGEIAVARPGDRVTMNVELGREVPLEPGLGFAIREGGRTVGAGTVTAVQ; the protein is encoded by the coding sequence ATGTCCAAGACGGCTTACATCCGCACGAAACCGCATCTCAACATCGGCACGATGGGCCATGTCGACCACGGCAAGACCACCCTGACCGCCGCCATCACCAAGGTCCTCGCCGAGCGCGGGACCGGCACGTTCGTCCCGTTCGACCGCATCGACCGCGCCCCGGAGGAGGCCGCGCGCGGCATCACCATCAACATCGCGCACGTCGAGTACGAGACCGACACCCGGCACTACGCGCACGTCGACATGCCCGGCCACGCCGACTACGTCAAGAACATGGTCACCGGCGCCGCGCAGCTCGACGGGGCGATCCTCGTCGTCTCCGCGCTGGACGGGATCATGCCGCAGACCGCCGAGCACGTGCTGCTCGCCCGGCAGGTGGGCGTCGACCACATCGTCGTCGCCCTCAACAAGGCCGACGCGGGCGACGAGGAGTTGACGGACCTCGTCGAGCTGGAGGTCCGCGAACTGCTCACCGCGCACGGCTACGGGGGCGACTCCGTACCCGTCGTACGGGTCTCCGGGCTGAAGGCCCTCGAAGGGGACCCGCGCTGGACGGCGGCGATCGACGCGCTGCTGGACGCGGTGGACACGTACGTCCCGATGCCCGAGCGGTATATCGACGCGCCGTTCCTGTTGTCCGTCGAGAACGTGCTCACGATCACCGGGCGGGGGACCGTCGTCACGGGCGCCGTGGAGCGCGGCACGATCCACGTGGGCGACCGTGTCGACGTGCTCGGCGCGGAGGTCGAGACCGTGGTCACCGGCCTGGAGACCTTCGGCAAGCCCATGTCGGAGGCGCAGGCGGGGGACAACGTGGCCCTGCTGCTGCGCGGGGTGCCCAGGGACTCCGTCCGGCGCGGCCACGTCGTGACGGCGCCCGGCAGCGTCGTGCCCAGGCGGCACTTCACCGCGCAGGTGTACGTGCTGTCGGCGCGCGAGGGCGGGCGTACGACTCCGGTGTCCACCGGGTACCGGCCGCAGTTCTACATCCGTACGGCGGATGTCGTCGGGGATGTCGACCTCGGCGAGATCGCCGTCGCTCGGCCGGGGGACCGGGTCACGATGAACGTCGAGCTGGGGCGTGAGGTTCCGCTGGAGCCAGGGCTCGGCTTCGCCATCCGTGAGGGTGGTCGGACTGTCGGTGCCGGCACCGTGACGGCCGTTCAGTAG
- a CDS encoding spermidine synthase gives MPDVDRERAWLLTVDGAPQSYVDLDEPTHLEFEYARRLGHVLDTVAEPGRALDVLHLGGGALTLPRYVAATRPGSRQDVVEFDRGLLELVVEQLPLPADAGVALHGADAREWLEAAPADSADVLVADVFGGSRVPAHLTTVAYARAARRVLRADGVYLANLADAAPFAFLRSQLATFATVFEELLLIAEPGVVRGRRFGNAVLVAAHQPFDIATLARRTAADAFPARVEHGPALRDFIAGAAPVREADAVPSPEPPDGAFGIG, from the coding sequence ATGCCCGACGTCGACCGGGAGCGGGCCTGGCTGCTGACCGTCGACGGGGCGCCGCAGTCGTATGTGGACCTCGACGAGCCGACGCACCTGGAGTTCGAGTACGCGCGACGGCTCGGACATGTGCTGGACACCGTCGCGGAGCCGGGACGGGCCCTGGACGTGCTGCATCTGGGCGGGGGCGCGCTCACCCTGCCCCGGTATGTGGCCGCCACCCGACCCGGGTCACGGCAGGACGTCGTCGAGTTCGACCGGGGGCTGCTGGAACTGGTCGTCGAGCAGTTGCCGCTGCCCGCCGACGCCGGGGTCGCGCTGCACGGCGCCGACGCCCGGGAATGGCTCGAAGCCGCCCCCGCCGACTCGGCCGACGTACTCGTCGCGGACGTCTTCGGCGGCTCGCGCGTCCCGGCGCATCTGACGACCGTGGCCTACGCCCGCGCCGCCCGGCGGGTGCTGCGCGCGGACGGGGTCTATCTCGCGAACCTCGCCGACGCCGCGCCCTTCGCGTTCCTGCGCTCCCAACTCGCCACCTTCGCCACGGTGTTCGAGGAGCTGCTGCTGATCGCCGAACCGGGGGTCGTGCGCGGCCGCCGTTTCGGCAACGCCGTGCTCGTCGCAGCGCACCAACCGTTCGACATCGCGACCCTCGCCCGGCGCACCGCCGCCGACGCCTTCCCGGCACGGGTCGAGCACGGCCCGGCGCTGCGGGACTTCATCGCGGGCGCGGCCCCCGTGCGCGAGGCGGACGCGGTGCCCTCACCCGAGCCGCCCGACGGGGCCTTCGGTATCGGCTGA
- a CDS encoding MFS transporter, translating to MTSPAASRRRPAWAGRNYTLLTAAAVVTGMGSHGALIASAFAVLEAGGDGGDVGLVAAARTLPLVLFLLIGGALADRLPRHRVMVAANTLNRASQAVFAVLVLAGEAQLWQMMLLSALGGTGQAFFNPAAEGMLLSSVTAEQAGRAFALFRFASQGATLSGAALGGVLVAAVGPGWVLAVDAAAFAVAGSLRAFLDVSHVPEREPGGGILADLRDGWREFTGRTWLWAIVVQFSLVNGVIVAADAVYGPQVARDSLGGAGPWGLALGLYGAGNAVGALLMTRWKPRRLLLAGSLCIFPLALPSAALAVPVPVAVLCAAMFVCGVSVEVFGVSWMTALHQEIPEEKLSRVSAYDWFGSVSLVPLCTALAGPAESAFGRTEALWGCAALVALATAAVLCVRDVRTLRRRTAPVAKGTPDTSAGRDSADTEGPVGRLG from the coding sequence GTGACCTCACCCGCCGCCTCCCGACGCCGCCCTGCCTGGGCGGGCCGCAACTACACCCTGCTGACGGCGGCCGCGGTCGTCACCGGCATGGGCAGCCACGGCGCCCTGATCGCCTCGGCGTTCGCGGTCCTGGAGGCGGGCGGCGACGGCGGTGACGTCGGTCTGGTGGCGGCGGCCCGGACGCTGCCGCTGGTGCTGTTCCTGCTGATCGGCGGCGCCCTCGCGGACCGGCTCCCCCGGCACCGTGTGATGGTCGCGGCGAACACGCTGAACCGCGCGTCCCAGGCGGTCTTCGCGGTACTCGTCCTCGCCGGTGAGGCGCAGCTGTGGCAGATGATGCTGTTGTCCGCGCTCGGCGGCACCGGACAGGCGTTCTTCAACCCGGCGGCCGAGGGCATGCTGTTGTCCTCGGTCACCGCCGAACAGGCGGGCCGCGCCTTCGCCCTGTTCCGCTTCGCCTCGCAGGGCGCGACCCTGAGCGGCGCGGCCCTCGGCGGTGTGCTGGTCGCGGCGGTCGGTCCCGGCTGGGTGCTGGCGGTGGACGCGGCGGCCTTCGCGGTCGCGGGCTCGCTGCGCGCCTTCCTCGACGTCAGCCATGTCCCCGAGCGCGAGCCGGGCGGCGGGATACTCGCCGATCTCCGCGACGGCTGGCGGGAGTTCACCGGCCGTACCTGGCTGTGGGCGATCGTCGTCCAGTTCTCCCTGGTCAACGGCGTCATCGTCGCAGCCGACGCGGTCTACGGCCCCCAGGTCGCCCGGGACAGCCTCGGCGGGGCGGGCCCATGGGGCCTGGCGCTGGGCCTCTACGGGGCCGGCAACGCCGTGGGCGCGCTGCTGATGACCCGTTGGAAGCCGCGCCGCCTGCTGCTCGCGGGCAGCTTGTGCATCTTCCCGCTGGCCCTGCCGTCCGCGGCGCTGGCGGTACCGGTGCCGGTCGCCGTGCTGTGTGCGGCGATGTTCGTGTGCGGGGTGTCGGTCGAGGTGTTCGGCGTCTCCTGGATGACCGCGCTGCACCAGGAGATCCCGGAGGAGAAACTGTCCCGGGTCTCGGCGTACGACTGGTTCGGCTCGGTGTCGCTGGTGCCGCTGTGCACCGCGCTGGCGGGCCCGGCGGAGAGCGCGTTCGGGCGCACGGAGGCCCTGTGGGGCTGTGCGGCGCTGGTCGCGCTGGCCACGGCGGCGGTGCTGTGCGTACGTGACGTACGCACCCTGAGGCGGCGGACCGCGCCGGTGGCCAAAGGCACCCCGGACACCTCGGCCGGCCGCGACTCAGCCGATACCGAAGGCCCCGTCGGGCGGCTCGGGTGA